A stretch of Pseudomonas sp. 7SR1 DNA encodes these proteins:
- the nuoJ gene encoding NADH-quinone oxidoreductase subunit J produces the protein MEFAFYFASGIAVVSTLRVVTNTNPVHALLYLIISLIAVAMTFFSLGAPFAGALEVIAYAGAIMVLFVFVVMMLNLGPASVQQERSWLKPGIWAGPVILAALLLGELLYVLFAHQSGQAIGQTTVDAKAVGISLFGPYLLVVELASMLLLAAAVTAFHLGRNEAKE, from the coding sequence ATGGAATTCGCTTTCTATTTCGCATCGGGTATCGCGGTGGTGTCCACGCTTCGAGTGGTCACCAACACCAACCCCGTGCACGCCCTGCTCTACCTGATCATTTCGCTCATCGCCGTGGCCATGACGTTCTTCAGCCTCGGCGCACCGTTCGCCGGTGCCCTGGAAGTGATCGCCTACGCCGGCGCCATCATGGTGCTTTTCGTGTTCGTGGTGATGATGCTGAACCTGGGCCCTGCCTCGGTCCAGCAGGAGCGCTCCTGGCTCAAGCCGGGCATCTGGGCCGGGCCGGTGATCCTCGCCGCCCTGCTGCTGGGTGAACTGCTGTATGTGCTGTTCGCTCACCAGAGCGGCCAGGCCATCGGCCAAACCACCGTGGACGCCAAGGCCGTGGGCATCAGCCTGTTCGGCCCGTACCTGCTGGTGGTCGAACTCGCCTCGATGCTGCTGCTCGCCGCAGCCGTCACGGCGTTCCATTTGGGCCGTAACGAGGCGAAGGAGTAA
- the nuoL gene encoding NADH-quinone oxidoreductase subunit L, whose translation MNLLFLTFVFPLIGFLLLSFSRGRFSENLSALIGVGSIGLSAIVTAYVIWQFNVAPPQGGAYAQVLWQWMAVEGFTPSFTLYLDGLSVTMLGVVVGVGFLIHLFASWYMRGEAGYSRFFAYTNLFIASMLFLVLGDNLLFVYFGWEGVGLCSYLLIGFYYSNRNNGNAALKAFIVTRIGDVFMAIGLFILFQQLGTLNIQELLVRAPEHFKAGDFWIVLATLMLLGGAVGKSAQLPLQTWLADAMAGPTPVSALIHAATMVTAGVYLIARTHGLFALAPDILHLVGIVGGVTLVLAGFAALVQTDIKRILAYSTMSQIGYMFLALGVGAWEGAIFHLMTHAFFKALLFLASGAVIVACHHEQNIFKMGGLWKKLPLAYASFIVGGAALAALPLVTAGFYSKDEILWEAFASGNQGLLYAGLVGAFMTSLYTFRLIFIAFHGEAKTEAHAGHGIAHWLPLSVLIVLSTFVGALITPPLAGVLPQSVGHAGGEAKHSLEIASGAIALAGILLSALLFLGKRRFVTAIANSGLGRVLSAWWFAAWGFDWIYDKLFVKPYLAISHILRKDPLDQTIGLIPRMAKGGHTALSRTETGQLRWYAASMAAGAVLVIGAIVLVAV comes from the coding sequence ATGAACCTACTCTTCCTGACTTTCGTATTCCCCCTCATCGGCTTCCTGCTGCTGTCGTTCTCGCGGGGCCGCTTCTCGGAAAACCTCTCGGCATTGATCGGCGTCGGTTCCATCGGCCTGTCCGCCATCGTCACGGCCTACGTGATCTGGCAGTTCAACGTCGCCCCGCCGCAAGGTGGCGCGTACGCGCAGGTGCTGTGGCAGTGGATGGCGGTGGAAGGCTTCACGCCGAGCTTCACCCTGTATCTGGACGGCCTGTCGGTGACCATGCTCGGCGTGGTGGTCGGCGTGGGTTTCCTGATCCACCTGTTCGCTTCCTGGTACATGCGCGGTGAAGCCGGTTACTCGCGTTTCTTCGCCTACACCAACCTGTTCATCGCCAGCATGCTGTTCCTGGTGCTCGGCGATAACCTGCTGTTCGTGTACTTCGGCTGGGAAGGCGTGGGCCTGTGCTCGTACCTGTTGATCGGTTTCTACTACAGCAACCGCAACAACGGCAACGCGGCGCTGAAGGCATTCATCGTGACCCGGATCGGCGACGTGTTCATGGCCATCGGCCTGTTCATCCTGTTCCAGCAGCTGGGCACGCTGAACATCCAGGAACTGCTGGTCCGTGCTCCCGAGCACTTCAAGGCCGGCGACTTCTGGATCGTCCTGGCGACCCTGATGCTGCTCGGTGGTGCCGTCGGCAAATCCGCACAGCTGCCGCTGCAGACCTGGCTGGCGGACGCGATGGCCGGCCCTACCCCGGTCTCGGCCCTGATCCACGCGGCAACCATGGTGACCGCGGGCGTGTACCTGATCGCCCGTACCCACGGCCTGTTCGCCCTGGCGCCGGACATCCTGCACCTGGTGGGCATCGTCGGCGGCGTGACCCTGGTGCTGGCCGGTTTCGCCGCCCTGGTGCAGACCGACATCAAGCGGATCCTCGCCTACTCCACCATGAGCCAGATCGGCTACATGTTCCTGGCCCTGGGTGTCGGTGCCTGGGAAGGCGCGATCTTCCACCTGATGACCCACGCGTTCTTCAAGGCCCTGCTGTTCCTGGCCTCCGGTGCGGTAATCGTTGCCTGCCACCACGAGCAGAACATCTTCAAGATGGGCGGCCTGTGGAAAAAACTGCCACTGGCTTACGCCAGCTTCATCGTCGGTGGCGCGGCCCTGGCGGCCCTGCCACTGGTGACCGCCGGCTTCTACTCCAAGGACGAAATCCTCTGGGAAGCGTTCGCCAGCGGCAACCAGGGGCTGCTCTACGCAGGCCTGGTGGGTGCGTTCATGACCTCGCTGTACACCTTCCGCCTGATCTTCATCGCGTTCCATGGTGAAGCCAAGACCGAAGCCCACGCCGGCCACGGCATCGCCCACTGGCTGCCGCTGTCGGTACTGATCGTGCTGTCGACTTTCGTCGGCGCCCTGATCACCCCACCGCTTGCCGGCGTGCTGCCACAAAGCGTCGGCCATGCAGGCGGCGAAGCCAAGCACAGCCTGGAAATCGCCTCGGGCGCCATCGCCCTGGCGGGTATCCTGCTGTCCGCCCTCTTGTTCCTGGGCAAGCGTCGCTTCGTGACCGCGATCGCCAACAGCGGCCTCGGCCGTGTCCTTTCGGCCTGGTGGTTCGCTGCCTGGGGCTTCGACTGGATCTACGACAAACTGTTCGTCAAGCCATACCTTGCGATCAGCCACATTCTGCGCAAAGACCCGCTCGACCAGACCATTGGCCTGATCCCGCGCATGGCCAAGGGCGGCCACACTGCCCTGAGCCGTACCGAGACCGGTCAACTGCGTTGGTATGCGGCTTCCATGGCGGCTGGCGCCGTGCTGGTTATCGGCGCCATCGTGCTGGTAGCGGTCTGA
- a CDS encoding LysR family transcriptional regulator, with product MNPFEEMRIFAQVMESGSFTAAADKLGLSKQFVSRKLMALEQRLGVRLLNRSTRRLDVTPLGQRYYEAALRLLGEIEQVEQGISGQTSEPRGTLRLSAPLSFAVAHLGSLLPLFLQRYGEVSVEVDLSDRSVDLLGEGYDLALRIGELEDSTLIARRIATIERVYCASPAYLARRGTPTRPEDLRGHDCLPYGHSRQVQWRFAAGGKPQVLEVAGRMRANNGDLLRDAAIAGMGITYLPTFILGDALKDGRLVQVLEGFETAPLALSAVYPQHRQSSRPVQALVDFLREYMQ from the coding sequence ATGAATCCTTTCGAAGAAATGCGCATCTTTGCCCAGGTCATGGAGTCAGGCAGTTTCACGGCAGCGGCGGACAAGCTGGGGCTATCCAAGCAGTTCGTCAGCCGCAAGCTCATGGCCCTGGAACAGCGGCTCGGTGTCAGGCTGCTCAATCGCTCGACGCGGCGCCTGGATGTCACGCCCCTGGGCCAGCGTTATTACGAAGCGGCTCTGCGCCTGCTCGGTGAAATCGAACAGGTGGAGCAGGGCATCAGCGGCCAGACCAGCGAGCCTCGCGGCACCCTGCGCCTGAGCGCGCCGCTGTCGTTCGCCGTGGCGCACCTGGGCAGCCTGCTGCCGCTGTTTCTGCAGCGTTACGGGGAAGTCAGCGTGGAGGTGGACCTGAGCGATCGTTCCGTGGACCTGTTAGGGGAGGGCTATGACCTCGCGCTGCGGATCGGAGAGCTGGAAGACTCGACCCTGATCGCGCGCCGCATCGCCACCATCGAACGGGTCTATTGCGCCAGCCCGGCGTACCTGGCCCGGCGCGGCACACCCACGCGACCCGAAGACCTGCGCGGGCATGACTGCCTGCCATATGGCCACAGCCGGCAGGTCCAGTGGCGATTCGCGGCGGGCGGCAAGCCGCAGGTGCTGGAGGTGGCTGGGCGCATGCGGGCCAATAACGGCGATCTGCTCAGGGACGCCGCTATCGCCGGCATGGGTATCACCTACCTGCCGACGTTCATTCTGGGGGATGCGCTGAAGGATGGACGATTGGTCCAGGTTCTCGAAGGCTTCGAGACCGCGCCCCTGGCGCTGTCGGCGGTGTATCCGCAACACCGGCAGAGCTCGCGCCCGGTGCAGGCGCTGGTGGACTTCCTGCGCGAATACATGCAGTGA
- the nuoH gene encoding NADH-quinone oxidoreductase subunit NuoH translates to MSWFTPEVIEVILTVLKAIVILLAVVVCGALLSFVERRLLGWWQDRYGPNRVGPFGMFQIAADMVKMFFKEDWTPPFADKVIFTLAPVVAMSALLIAFAIIPITPTWGVADLNIGLLFFFAMAGLSVYAVLFAGWSSNNKFALLGSLRASAQTVSYEVFMGLALMGVVVQAGSFNMRDIVEYQAQNLWFIIPQFFGFCTFFVAGVAVTHRHPFDQPEAEQELADGYHIEYAGMKWGMFFVGEYIGIVLISALLVTLFFGGWHGPFGILPQLSFVWFALKTAFFIMLFVLLRASIPRPRYDQVMDFSWKFCLPLTLINLLVTAAIVLLNTPAAAVQ, encoded by the coding sequence ATGAGCTGGTTCACCCCTGAAGTGATCGAAGTGATCCTGACAGTCCTCAAGGCCATCGTGATCCTGCTGGCCGTGGTGGTCTGCGGGGCACTGCTGAGCTTCGTCGAACGTCGCCTGCTGGGCTGGTGGCAGGACCGCTACGGTCCGAACCGCGTCGGCCCGTTCGGCATGTTCCAGATCGCCGCCGACATGGTCAAAATGTTCTTCAAGGAAGACTGGACGCCACCGTTCGCCGACAAGGTGATCTTCACCCTGGCACCGGTGGTGGCCATGAGCGCCTTGCTGATCGCCTTCGCGATCATCCCGATCACCCCGACCTGGGGCGTGGCGGACCTGAACATCGGCCTGCTGTTCTTCTTCGCCATGGCCGGCCTTTCGGTGTATGCGGTGCTGTTCGCCGGTTGGTCGAGCAACAACAAGTTCGCCCTGCTGGGCAGCCTGCGTGCTTCGGCCCAGACCGTGTCCTACGAAGTGTTCATGGGCCTGGCGCTGATGGGCGTCGTGGTCCAGGCCGGTTCGTTCAACATGCGCGACATCGTCGAGTACCAGGCGCAGAACCTGTGGTTCATCATTCCGCAGTTCTTCGGCTTCTGTACGTTCTTCGTCGCTGGCGTGGCCGTGACTCACCGTCACCCCTTCGACCAGCCGGAAGCGGAACAGGAACTGGCCGATGGTTACCACATCGAATACGCCGGCATGAAATGGGGCATGTTCTTCGTCGGTGAATACATCGGCATCGTCCTGATCTCGGCACTGCTGGTCACGCTGTTCTTCGGCGGCTGGCATGGTCCGTTCGGCATCCTGCCGCAACTGTCCTTCGTGTGGTTCGCCCTGAAGACCGCGTTCTTCATCATGCTGTTCGTCCTGCTGCGCGCCTCGATCCCGCGCCCACGCTACGACCAGGTGATGGACTTCAGCTGGAAATTCTGCCTGCCACTGACCCTGATCAATTTGCTGGTGACCGCTGCGATCGTGTTGTTGAACACGCCTGCGGCCGCGGTTCAGTGA
- a CDS encoding NAD(P)/FAD-dependent oxidoreductase — translation MRVDIQCVVAGAGVVGLAVAREMARAGHEVLVIESGAAVGMGISSRNSEVIHAGIYYPPGSLKAQLCVEGRHRLYAYCESHGVATRRLGKLIVARDQAQLAGLQALLERGLANGVDDLRLLDRTQALALEPALACVAALYSPSTGIVDSHGLMLALQGDAQAAGADVAFHSPLLGVRIEAGHFTLEVGGSAQMSLSCRLLINATGLHAPALARRMEGLPAQTVPDDYLCKGNYFSLAGRAPFRHLIYPAPQAAGLGTHMTLDMAGQARFGPDVEWVDHEDYRVDPVRAEVFYPAIRDYWPGLPDQSLQPAYSGIRPKISAPGEPARDFLISSEAEHGVPGLINLFGIESPGLTSCLAIAAKVRHLLETP, via the coding sequence TTGCGTGTGGATATCCAATGCGTAGTGGCAGGCGCAGGGGTCGTCGGCCTGGCCGTGGCGCGGGAGATGGCCCGCGCCGGCCATGAAGTGCTGGTGATCGAATCCGGTGCCGCCGTCGGCATGGGCATCAGCTCGCGAAACTCCGAGGTCATTCATGCCGGCATCTACTACCCGCCGGGCAGCCTCAAGGCGCAGTTGTGTGTCGAAGGTCGACACCGGCTGTACGCTTATTGTGAAAGCCATGGCGTGGCCACCCGACGCCTCGGCAAATTGATCGTCGCCAGAGACCAGGCGCAATTGGCCGGCCTCCAGGCACTGCTCGAACGCGGGCTGGCCAATGGGGTGGACGACTTGCGCCTGCTTGACCGGACGCAGGCACTGGCCCTGGAACCGGCGCTGGCCTGTGTCGCCGCGCTGTACTCGCCCTCCACCGGCATCGTGGATTCCCATGGCCTGATGCTGGCGTTGCAGGGCGATGCCCAAGCGGCCGGGGCGGACGTTGCGTTCCATTCACCGCTACTTGGGGTTCGCATCGAAGCCGGGCATTTCACCCTGGAGGTGGGCGGCTCGGCACAGATGAGCCTGTCCTGTCGCCTGCTGATCAATGCCACCGGCTTGCACGCGCCTGCCCTTGCCCGGCGCATGGAAGGCCTGCCAGCGCAGACGGTGCCCGATGACTACCTGTGCAAGGGCAACTACTTCAGCCTTGCCGGGCGCGCGCCGTTCCGCCACTTGATCTACCCGGCTCCGCAAGCCGCCGGCCTGGGTACCCACATGACCCTGGACATGGCGGGCCAGGCCCGCTTCGGCCCTGACGTGGAATGGGTCGACCACGAGGACTACCGGGTCGATCCGGTCCGGGCCGAGGTTTTTTATCCGGCGATTCGCGATTACTGGCCAGGCCTGCCGGACCAGAGCCTGCAACCGGCCTATAGCGGTATCCGCCCGAAAATTTCCGCTCCCGGCGAACCTGCCCGGGACTTCCTCATCAGCAGCGAGGCCGAGCACGGGGTACCGGGCCTGATCAACCTGTTCGGTATCGAATCGCCAGGGCTGACTTCCTGCCTGGCCATTGCCGCCAAGGTTCGGCACCTGCTCGAAACGCCTTAG
- a CDS encoding hemerythrin domain-containing protein, with the protein MNAIDLLKADHERVKGILAQLSESTERGVKKRTDLLAKLEMEITIHTRLEEEILYPAYKQAGGKEEVEMYYEAKEEHRTVDSLVLPDLKATDPSKPEFAGRVKVVKELLEHHIEEEEKEMFPQAKKLLGKAKLDALGEQMETLKAQYKKEMSSANLAA; encoded by the coding sequence ATGAACGCCATCGATCTGTTGAAAGCCGACCATGAGCGCGTCAAGGGCATTCTTGCCCAACTGAGCGAGTCCACCGAACGCGGCGTCAAGAAGCGCACCGACCTGTTGGCGAAGCTGGAGATGGAAATCACCATCCACACCCGGCTGGAAGAAGAAATCCTGTATCCCGCTTACAAACAGGCCGGGGGCAAGGAAGAGGTGGAGATGTACTACGAGGCCAAGGAGGAACACCGCACCGTCGACTCCCTGGTGTTGCCGGACCTGAAAGCCACCGATCCTTCCAAGCCGGAATTCGCGGGACGGGTGAAAGTGGTCAAGGAACTGCTTGAACACCACATCGAAGAAGAAGAGAAGGAAATGTTCCCTCAGGCCAAGAAACTGCTGGGCAAAGCCAAGCTGGATGCCTTGGGTGAGCAGATGGAAACCCTGAAAGCGCAATACAAGAAAGAAATGAGCAGCGCCAACCTCGCTGCCTGA
- the nuoK gene encoding NADH-quinone oxidoreductase subunit NuoK, with amino-acid sequence MPAIPLEHGLAVAGILFCLGLVGLMVRRNILFVLMSLEVMMNASALAFIVAGARWAQPDGQVMFILVISLAAAEASIGLAILLQLHRRFHTLDIDAASEMRG; translated from the coding sequence ATGCCTGCTATCCCTCTCGAGCATGGTCTGGCGGTTGCCGGCATCCTGTTCTGTCTCGGTCTGGTCGGCCTGATGGTCCGCCGCAACATTCTGTTCGTGCTGATGAGCCTGGAGGTCATGATGAATGCCTCCGCCCTGGCCTTCATCGTCGCGGGCGCTCGCTGGGCGCAACCGGATGGACAAGTCATGTTCATCCTGGTGATCAGCCTGGCAGCCGCCGAGGCCAGTATCGGCCTGGCGATTCTGCTGCAGCTGCATCGCCGCTTCCACACTCTCGATATCGACGCTGCCAGCGAGATGCGCGGATGA
- the nuoN gene encoding NADH-quinone oxidoreductase subunit NuoN, with product MEFTIQHFIALAPLLITSATILVVMLAIAWRRNHSQTFLLSVAGLNLALLSILPALKVAPLTVTPLLQIDSFACLYMALILVATLACVTLAHAYLGDGGSGYPGNREELYLLILMAAAGGLVLVSAQHLASLFIGLELLSVPVYGLVAYAFFNKRSLEAGIKYMVLSAAGSAFLLFGMALLYAEAGTLSFVGIGQALAATGLPSPVAQLGLGMMLIGLAFKLSLVPFHLWTPDVYEGAPAPVAAFLATASKVAVFAVMVRLFQISPVASSGVMSNVLTIIAIASILFGNLLALTQSNLKRLLGYSSIAHFGYLLIALIASKGLAVEAIGVYLVTYVITSLGAFGVITLMSSPYNGRDADALYEYRGLFWRRPYLTAVLTVMMLSLAGIPLTAGFIGKFYIIATGVEAHQWWLVGSLVLGSAIGVFYYLRVMVTLYLMEPNLRRHDAELHWEQKAGGVMLLAIAVLAFFLGVYPQPLLTLVQQAGLTG from the coding sequence ATGGAATTCACGATTCAACACTTTATCGCGCTTGCGCCGCTGTTGATCACCAGCGCCACGATCCTCGTGGTGATGCTGGCGATCGCCTGGCGCCGCAATCACTCCCAGACCTTCCTGCTGTCGGTGGCGGGGCTGAACCTGGCCTTGCTGTCGATCCTGCCGGCCCTGAAAGTCGCCCCGCTGACGGTCACCCCGCTGTTGCAGATCGACAGCTTCGCCTGCCTGTACATGGCGCTGATCCTGGTCGCCACCCTGGCCTGTGTCACCCTCGCCCACGCCTACCTGGGCGATGGCGGTTCGGGCTACCCGGGCAATCGCGAAGAGCTGTACCTGCTGATCCTCATGGCCGCCGCCGGTGGCCTGGTCCTGGTCAGCGCCCAGCACCTGGCCAGCCTGTTCATCGGCCTGGAGCTGCTGTCGGTGCCTGTGTACGGCCTGGTGGCCTATGCCTTCTTCAACAAGCGCTCTCTGGAAGCCGGCATCAAGTACATGGTGCTGTCGGCGGCCGGCTCTGCGTTCCTGTTGTTCGGCATGGCCCTGCTCTACGCCGAAGCCGGCACCTTGAGCTTCGTCGGTATCGGCCAGGCCCTGGCGGCCACCGGCCTGCCCAGCCCGGTCGCGCAACTGGGCCTGGGCATGATGCTGATCGGCCTGGCGTTCAAGCTGTCGCTGGTGCCCTTCCACCTCTGGACCCCGGACGTCTACGAAGGCGCCCCGGCCCCGGTGGCGGCGTTTCTGGCCACAGCTTCCAAGGTGGCGGTGTTCGCCGTGATGGTGCGTCTGTTCCAGATCTCTCCGGTGGCCAGCAGTGGCGTCATGAGCAACGTGCTGACCATCATTGCCATCGCCTCGATCCTGTTCGGTAACCTGCTGGCCCTGACCCAGAGCAACCTCAAGCGTCTGCTGGGTTACTCGTCCATCGCCCACTTCGGCTACCTGCTGATCGCCCTGATCGCCAGCAAGGGCCTGGCCGTGGAAGCCATTGGCGTGTACCTGGTCACCTACGTGATCACCAGCCTTGGCGCGTTCGGCGTGATCACCCTGATGTCCTCGCCGTACAACGGCCGCGACGCCGACGCCCTGTACGAATACCGCGGCCTGTTCTGGCGCCGTCCGTACCTGACCGCCGTGCTCACCGTGATGATGCTGTCCCTGGCCGGTATCCCGCTGACCGCCGGCTTCATCGGCAAGTTCTACATCATCGCCACCGGCGTCGAGGCTCACCAATGGTGGCTGGTCGGCTCCCTGGTGCTGGGCAGTGCCATCGGCGTGTTCTACTACCTGCGCGTCATGGTCACCCTGTACCTGATGGAACCGAACCTGCGTCGTCACGATGCCGAGTTGCACTGGGAACAGAAGGCAGGCGGCGTGATGCTGCTGGCCATCGCCGTATTGGCGTTCTTCCTCGGCGTCTACCCACAGCCATTGCTGACCCTGGTTCAGCAGGCGGGCCTGACGGGCTGA
- the nuoI gene encoding NADH-quinone oxidoreductase subunit NuoI: protein MFKYIGDIVKGTGTQLRSLVMIFGHGFRKRDTLQYPEEAVYLAPRYRGRIVLTRDPDGEERCVACNLCAVACPVGCISLQKAETEDGRWYPDFFRINFSRCIFCGLCEEACPTTAIQLTPDFEMADFKRQDLVYEKEDLLISGPGKNPDYNFYRVAGMAIAGKPKGAAQNEAEPINVKSLLP, encoded by the coding sequence ATGTTCAAATATATTGGCGACATCGTTAAGGGTACCGGTACCCAACTGCGGAGCCTGGTCATGATCTTCGGCCATGGCTTCCGCAAGCGCGACACCCTGCAATACCCCGAAGAAGCGGTCTACCTGGCACCTCGCTACCGTGGCCGCATCGTCCTGACCCGCGACCCCGACGGCGAGGAACGCTGCGTGGCCTGCAACCTGTGCGCCGTGGCTTGCCCGGTAGGCTGCATCTCGCTGCAGAAAGCCGAGACCGAAGACGGTCGCTGGTACCCGGACTTCTTCCGCATCAACTTCTCGCGTTGCATCTTCTGCGGCCTTTGCGAAGAAGCCTGCCCGACCACCGCGATCCAGCTCACGCCGGATTTCGAAATGGCCGACTTCAAACGTCAGGACCTGGTGTACGAGAAAGAAGACCTGCTGATTTCCGGTCCCGGTAAAAACCCTGATTACAACTTCTATCGTGTTGCAGGTATGGCCATTGCCGGTAAGCCGAAAGGTGCCGCGCAGAACGAAGCCGAGCCGATCAACGTGAAGAGCTTGCTGCCTTAA
- the otnI gene encoding 2-oxo-tetronate isomerase — translation MPRFAANLSMLYPQHDFLERFAAAAADGFSAVEYLFPYDHTPQVLKQRLDDNGLVQVLFNAPPGDWAAGERGIVSLPGREQEFREGFERALDYAAVLGNSRIHVMAGVLPSEAERARYHAVYLENLAHATAQAAKAGITVLLEPINTRDMPGFFLNRQDQAQAICREVGADNLKVQFDCYHCQIVEGDLASKLRRDFNRIGHVQIAGVPDRHEPDLGEVNYPFVFELLDELGYDGWVGCEYRPRGDTSVGLRWLRDWKAR, via the coding sequence ATGCCTCGTTTTGCAGCCAACCTCAGCATGCTGTACCCGCAACATGATTTCCTGGAGCGTTTCGCGGCTGCGGCGGCCGATGGTTTTTCGGCTGTCGAGTACCTGTTCCCCTATGACCACACCCCTCAGGTGCTCAAGCAGAGGCTCGATGACAACGGCCTTGTCCAGGTGCTGTTCAACGCGCCACCCGGGGATTGGGCTGCGGGGGAGCGGGGGATCGTGTCGTTGCCGGGACGTGAGCAGGAATTTCGCGAGGGTTTCGAGCGTGCCCTGGATTATGCCGCGGTACTGGGCAACTCCAGGATTCATGTCATGGCCGGCGTGCTCCCGTCCGAAGCCGAGCGGGCGCGATATCACGCGGTGTATCTGGAGAACCTCGCCCATGCCACGGCCCAGGCCGCGAAAGCCGGGATCACTGTGCTGCTCGAACCGATCAATACCCGGGACATGCCTGGCTTTTTCCTGAATCGCCAGGACCAGGCCCAGGCCATCTGCCGGGAAGTGGGGGCCGACAACCTCAAGGTCCAGTTCGACTGCTACCACTGCCAGATTGTCGAAGGTGACCTGGCGAGCAAATTGCGGCGCGACTTCAACCGCATCGGCCATGTCCAGATTGCCGGCGTGCCGGACCGCCACGAGCCGGACCTTGGGGAAGTCAATTATCCCTTTGTGTTCGAGCTGCTGGATGAGTTGGGCTATGACGGCTGGGTCGGATGCGAATATCGGCCGCGCGGCGATACTTCAGTGGGTCTGCGGTGGCTGCGGGACTGGAAGGCACGCTGA
- the nuoM gene encoding NADH-quinone oxidoreductase subunit M: MILPWLILIPFIGGLLCWMAERSSSTLPRWIALLTMSLELALGLWLWATGDYSFAPAPGADPTWALEFKHLWIERFGISVHLALDGLSLLMILLTGLLGILSVLCSWKEIQRHVGFFHLNLMWILGGVVGVFLALDLFMFFFFWEMMLVPMYFLIALWGHSSADGKKTRIYAATKFFIFTQASGLIMLVAILGLVLVNFNNTGVITFNYADLLKVQMSRTTEYVLMLGFFIAFAVKLPVVPLHSWLPDAHAQAPTAGSVDLAGILLKTAAYGLLRFALPMFPNASAEFAPIAMTLGLIGIFYGAFLAFAQTDIKRLIAFSSVSHMGFVLIGIYSGSQLALQGAVIQMLAHGLSAAALFILSGQLYERLHTRDMREMGGLWSRIAYLPAISLFFAAASLGLPGTGNFVGEFLILIGTFVSSPWIIAIATSGLVFGSVYSLIMIHRAYFGPSRSDEVLRGMDGRELIMVLGLAVLLIYLGVYPQPFLDTSAATMHGVQQWLGTAFSQLASAR, encoded by the coding sequence ATGATTCTGCCCTGGCTAATCCTGATCCCTTTTATCGGCGGCCTGCTGTGCTGGATGGCGGAGCGTTCCAGCTCCACCCTCCCGCGCTGGATCGCGCTGCTGACCATGTCCCTGGAACTCGCGCTCGGCCTCTGGCTGTGGGCGACCGGCGACTATTCATTCGCTCCGGCCCCCGGCGCCGATCCGACCTGGGCGCTTGAATTCAAGCACCTGTGGATCGAGCGCTTCGGCATCAGCGTGCACCTGGCCCTCGACGGCCTGTCGCTGCTGATGATCCTGCTGACCGGCCTGCTGGGTATCCTCTCGGTGCTCTGCTCCTGGAAAGAGATCCAGCGCCATGTGGGCTTCTTCCACCTGAACCTGATGTGGATCCTGGGCGGCGTCGTCGGCGTGTTCCTCGCGCTGGACCTGTTCATGTTCTTCTTCTTCTGGGAAATGATGCTGGTGCCGATGTACTTCCTCATCGCGCTCTGGGGTCATAGCTCGGCGGACGGCAAGAAAACCCGGATCTACGCGGCGACCAAGTTCTTCATCTTCACCCAGGCTTCCGGCCTGATCATGCTGGTGGCGATCCTCGGTCTGGTGCTGGTCAACTTCAACAACACCGGCGTGATCACCTTCAACTACGCCGACCTGTTGAAAGTGCAGATGTCGCGCACCACCGAGTACGTGCTGATGCTGGGCTTCTTCATCGCCTTCGCGGTGAAGCTGCCGGTGGTACCGTTGCACTCCTGGCTGCCGGATGCCCACGCCCAGGCACCGACCGCAGGTTCCGTGGACCTGGCGGGTATCCTGCTCAAGACGGCGGCCTATGGTCTGCTGCGCTTCGCGTTGCCGATGTTCCCCAACGCCTCGGCCGAGTTCGCGCCGATCGCGATGACCCTCGGCCTGATCGGGATCTTCTACGGTGCGTTCCTGGCCTTCGCCCAGACCGACATCAAGCGCCTGATCGCCTTCTCCAGCGTCTCGCACATGGGCTTCGTGCTGATCGGTATCTATTCCGGCAGCCAGCTGGCCCTGCAGGGCGCGGTGATCCAGATGCTGGCCCACGGCCTGTCCGCGGCGGCGCTGTTTATCCTCAGCGGCCAGTTGTACGAGCGCCTGCACACCCGGGATATGCGTGAAATGGGTGGCCTGTGGTCGCGCATCGCCTACCTGCCGGCCATCAGCCTGTTCTTCGCGGCCGCTTCCCTGGGCCTGCCGGGTACCGGCAACTTCGTCGGCGAGTTCCTGATCCTGATCGGCACCTTCGTCAGTTCGCCGTGGATCATCGCCATCGCCACCTCCGGCCTGGTGTTCGGTTCGGTCTACTCGCTGATCATGATCCACCGCGCCTACTTCGGCCCGTCCAGGTCGGACGAAGTGCTGCGCGGCATGGACGGTCGCGAACTGATCATGGTGCTTGGCCTTGCGGTGTTGCTGATTTACCTCGGCGTCTACCCGCAACCGTTCCTCGACACCTCTGCCGCCACGATGCATGGCGTGCAGCAGTGGCTCGGCACCGCCTTCTCTCAACTCGCTTCGGCCCGGTAA